One Phaseolus vulgaris cultivar G19833 chromosome 11, P. vulgaris v2.0, whole genome shotgun sequence genomic window carries:
- the LOC137822262 gene encoding alanine--tRNA ligase-like produces the protein MASWCQIFVSDIDTRMTLVGHISVKCPIQKDEVRKAQKQVAEENKPKAVIITVEKAELGASNEKALCISGVDVGVDVAAVGETVRKAMEHKVICGVICGGVAEKGDKGKVDLAEWLSNALKWWSCNGSG, from the exons atggcgAGTTGGTGTCAGATATTTGTATCGGACATCGATactcgtatgacacttgtaggacacatatctgtgaagtgtccaattcaaaaa GATGAAGTCAGAAAAGCACAAAAGCAGGTTGCTGAGGAAAACAAGCCTAAAGCTGTAATTATTACAGTGGAGAAGGCTGAGCTTGGTGCTTCTAATGAGAAAGCTCTTTGCATATCCGGTGTTGATGTTGGTGTGGATGTAGCTGCAGTTGGAGAGACTGTTAGAAAAGCCATGGAGCACAAGGTAATTTGTGGTGTAATTTGTGGTGGGGTGGCAGAGAAAGGAGATAAAGGTAAGGTGGATTTGGCAGAGTGGCTGAGTAATGCGTTGAAATGGTGGTCTTGCAACGGCTCAGGTTAG